A window of the Candidatus Zixiibacteriota bacterium genome harbors these coding sequences:
- a CDS encoding OmpA family protein: MKTICAGFNSIALLAAVIVTLSGTSVSAHDYRFTLGARGGIVKIDGGKLFGFDDGRSLGGQLGLRLGNQWEIEFSYDQMQVDAVISDTLAFAPNSSLVSELFASRFGVTLQRFLLSYENRINLKLGIGAGLSDWEQTRAPDNSRLSVLSKNSQPTDFAASELFASASAGLDLHVTSFLSLGVSAQADYLTGAGADFESDFNSKRDRWIYSGLGQLNFHFGHRGPKQDEWKSDEAWKDKRETEKENNEKVIASQTKKPDKKSSQSQAPANRAASARDGDGDGVADETDTCLDTRWGTLVDKSGCPVDTDRDGIPDGLDDCPGTTSEAKSMVDIHGCPYDTDADGVADYGDNCVNSTLGSVVDENGCSVDSDGDGVSDGLDDCPGTLPNIQVDANGCIDLAVFAAPMVLHIDYLSGSFEIDPRSKERIKKLSGLLILVPTIKLEINGYTDDIGPEPANRQLSERRANRLRDYLITLGVAAERIKTFGRGESNFMASNQNANGRAKNRRIEIIFYK; the protein is encoded by the coding sequence TTGAAGACTATCTGCGCCGGATTCAATTCGATTGCCCTATTAGCCGCTGTGATAGTCACGCTTTCCGGGACATCGGTATCTGCGCATGATTATCGTTTCACTCTCGGCGCTCGGGGCGGAATCGTCAAAATCGACGGAGGGAAGCTTTTTGGGTTCGACGATGGCAGATCCCTCGGCGGTCAACTCGGATTGCGTCTCGGAAATCAATGGGAGATTGAATTTTCCTATGACCAGATGCAGGTTGATGCCGTAATTTCCGACACTCTCGCATTTGCTCCTAACAGTTCCCTCGTTTCGGAATTATTCGCTTCGCGTTTTGGAGTAACTTTGCAGCGTTTTCTCCTTTCCTATGAGAACAGAATAAATCTCAAACTCGGAATCGGCGCGGGCCTGTCTGACTGGGAACAGACACGAGCGCCTGATAATTCGCGGCTCTCTGTATTGAGCAAGAACAGCCAGCCGACAGATTTTGCCGCATCTGAACTCTTTGCCTCAGCCTCCGCGGGCCTCGACTTACATGTGACATCATTTCTCTCTTTAGGCGTTTCTGCTCAGGCAGACTATCTCACCGGCGCCGGGGCGGACTTCGAGTCGGATTTCAATTCAAAACGTGACCGCTGGATATACAGCGGCCTCGGGCAGTTGAATTTTCACTTTGGCCATCGCGGTCCTAAACAAGACGAGTGGAAATCAGACGAGGCCTGGAAGGACAAAAGGGAAACCGAAAAAGAGAATAACGAAAAAGTCATCGCAAGCCAGACCAAAAAGCCCGACAAGAAATCCAGCCAAAGTCAGGCGCCTGCCAACCGTGCGGCATCGGCCAGAGATGGTGATGGGGACGGAGTAGCCGATGAGACCGATACATGCCTCGATACCAGATGGGGCACACTGGTCGATAAGTCCGGCTGTCCGGTTGATACCGACAGAGATGGCATCCCCGACGGTTTGGATGACTGCCCCGGCACGACATCCGAGGCCAAAAGCATGGTTGACATTCACGGCTGTCCGTATGATACCGACGCCGATGGTGTTGCCGATTATGGAGATAACTGCGTCAACTCTACTCTTGGCTCGGTTGTCGACGAAAACGGCTGTTCGGTCGATTCTGACGGTGATGGCGTTTCTGACGGTTTGGACGACTGCCCCGGCACACTTCCAAACATACAAGTAGACGCCAATGGCTGTATTGATCTGGCTGTTTTTGCCGCCCCCATGGTTTTGCATATTGACTATCTGTCCGGCTCGTTTGAAATAGACCCGCGAAGCAAAGAGCGAATTAAGAAACTTAGCGGCTTGCTAATTTTGGTTCCTACTATTAAACTGGAGATCAACGGCTACACGGATGATATTGGCCCTGAGCCAGCCAACCGACAATTGTCGGAACGCCGAGCCAACCGGCTTCGCGATTATCTGATAACGCTTGGTGTTGCCGCCGAGAGGATAAAGACATTTGGAAGAG